In Sphingomonas psychrotolerans, the following proteins share a genomic window:
- a CDS encoding response regulator: protein MSGYRGLRVLVVEDEPVVAMFLEDILQGLGCETVGPAGRLTEGLALAEHEILGAAILDINLAGERSTPIAAALLRRGIPVAFASGYGAAPEGFERLPLIEKPYREADIDAVLMLLTAT from the coding sequence ATGAGCGGCTATCGAGGATTGCGCGTGCTCGTGGTGGAGGACGAACCGGTCGTGGCGATGTTCCTGGAGGACATATTGCAGGGGCTGGGCTGCGAGACCGTGGGTCCCGCCGGCCGGCTGACCGAGGGACTCGCGCTGGCCGAACACGAGATACTGGGCGCCGCGATCCTCGACATCAATCTCGCGGGCGAGCGCAGTACGCCGATCGCCGCGGCACTGCTTCGACGCGGTATTCCCGTGGCCTTTGCCAGCGGGTACGGTGCCGCGCCCGAAGGCTTCGAGAGACTGCCGCTGATCGAGAAGCCCTATCGCGAGGCCGATATCGACGCGGTGCTCATGTTGCTGACGGCGACATAG
- a CDS encoding PAS domain-containing sensor histidine kinase: protein MSEAEPGHEPLPVGEDEFRMIADSAPVVVWVTRLDRTRSFVNRAYVAFLDVPYEEALAFDWRKIIHPDDAARVLAQSIAGEASMETFELEGRYRNARGEWRWLRSTSSPRRDTHGRHIGFIGVAHDVTEAKEAERSLRDSEAQLSAFIAQSTAGFAQVDLDGRFTLVNDRFCQIAGWSGDELMGMRMLDITHPDDRIHNRPLFDRAVAEGTPYTHEKRYIRKDGGVVWVNNSVSVIRRPDGEPFGVLAVTLDVTRRREAEAQLRKNEESLRLATESAGMATWELDLETMDGEWSPNRFDLFGMPRRPDSRGTFADWIERIHPEDREMAGSAAQRCFATGQSYTIEYRVCRADNGEERWLQSHGSRIDYADHRPSRFVGVSLDITTRKRAEEELRESEVRFRTIFEQANDFLITTTLHQVITSVNPAVLASLGYAEEEVIGATIGQFMDPDQVALSMEAFERKMREGGTTRLTVTVRARDGRPLIWEINSRLTTDADGKPTGLHAIGRDMTEAKRAETHLRLLVDELNHRVKNTLAIVQGIAQQSFKDATDPAIARKAFEGRLAALSEAHNLLTREHWGPVSMAQIIGDAVAPHGRDAGRFELDGPDLPILPKTAISLALAIHELATNAVKHGALSQSEGRVRIHWAKIEAGSGPRLSLVWQERDGPDVVTPARRGFGTRMIERGLAAELGGTVKIDFRREGLICTVDAPLPEGGAQ, encoded by the coding sequence ATGAGCGAGGCCGAGCCCGGGCACGAACCACTGCCGGTTGGCGAGGACGAGTTCCGCATGATCGCGGACAGCGCGCCGGTGGTGGTGTGGGTGACGCGGCTCGACCGCACGCGGAGCTTCGTCAACCGCGCCTATGTCGCGTTTCTCGACGTGCCCTATGAGGAGGCGCTGGCATTCGACTGGCGCAAGATCATCCACCCCGACGACGCAGCGCGCGTGCTGGCGCAATCGATCGCAGGCGAGGCCAGCATGGAGACCTTCGAGCTCGAAGGCCGCTATCGCAACGCCAGAGGCGAATGGCGCTGGCTGCGCTCGACCTCTTCGCCGCGCCGCGACACGCATGGGCGGCATATCGGCTTCATTGGTGTTGCGCACGACGTGACCGAAGCCAAGGAGGCCGAGCGCTCGCTGCGCGACAGCGAGGCGCAACTTTCGGCCTTCATCGCGCAATCGACCGCGGGGTTTGCGCAAGTCGATCTCGATGGGCGCTTCACTCTGGTCAACGACCGCTTCTGCCAGATCGCCGGCTGGAGCGGCGACGAACTGATGGGGATGCGGATGCTCGACATCACCCATCCCGACGACCGTATTCATAACCGGCCGCTGTTCGATCGCGCCGTGGCGGAGGGCACGCCCTACACCCACGAGAAGCGCTATATCCGCAAGGACGGCGGCGTGGTCTGGGTCAACAATTCGGTTTCGGTGATCCGGCGCCCCGACGGCGAGCCGTTCGGGGTGCTCGCGGTAACGCTCGACGTCACCCGCCGCCGCGAGGCCGAGGCGCAATTGCGCAAGAACGAGGAGAGCCTGCGCCTCGCCACCGAAAGCGCCGGCATGGCCACCTGGGAACTCGATCTCGAGACCATGGACGGCGAATGGTCGCCCAACCGCTTCGACCTGTTCGGCATGCCGCGGCGACCCGACAGCCGGGGGACCTTCGCCGACTGGATCGAGCGCATCCATCCCGAAGACCGCGAGATGGCGGGCAGCGCCGCGCAGCGCTGCTTCGCGACGGGCCAGTCCTATACGATCGAATATCGGGTGTGCCGCGCCGACAATGGCGAGGAGCGCTGGTTGCAGAGCCATGGCAGCCGGATCGATTATGCCGACCACCGCCCCAGCCGCTTCGTCGGCGTTTCGCTGGACATAACTACGCGCAAGCGCGCCGAGGAGGAGCTTCGCGAGAGCGAAGTGCGGTTCCGCACCATCTTCGAGCAGGCGAACGATTTCCTGATCACCACCACGCTCCACCAGGTGATCACTTCGGTGAACCCCGCGGTGCTCGCGTCGCTCGGCTATGCCGAGGAGGAAGTAATCGGCGCGACGATCGGCCAATTCATGGACCCCGATCAGGTCGCGCTCAGCATGGAGGCGTTCGAGCGCAAGATGCGCGAGGGCGGCACCACCCGGCTGACGGTGACCGTGCGTGCCCGTGACGGGCGGCCGCTGATCTGGGAAATCAACTCGCGCCTGACCACCGACGCCGACGGCAAGCCGACCGGGCTCCACGCGATCGGGCGCGACATGACCGAGGCCAAGCGCGCCGAGACGCATCTGCGGCTGCTGGTCGACGAGCTCAATCACCGGGTCAAGAACACGCTGGCGATCGTCCAGGGGATCGCCCAGCAGAGCTTCAAGGATGCCACCGACCCCGCGATCGCGCGCAAGGCGTTCGAAGGCCGGCTCGCCGCACTTTCCGAGGCGCATAACCTGCTCACCCGCGAGCATTGGGGGCCGGTTTCGATGGCGCAGATCATCGGCGACGCCGTCGCGCCGCACGGCCGCGATGCCGGCCGGTTCGAACTCGACGGACCCGATCTCCCGATTCTCCCCAAGACCGCGATCAGCCTCGCGCTCGCGATCCACGAACTCGCCACCAATGCCGTCAAGCACGGCGCGCTGTCGCAGTCCGAAGGGCGCGTGCGCATCCATTGGGCGAAGATCGAGGCCGGCAGCGGCCCGCGGCTTTCGCTCGTCTGGCAGGAACGCGACGGCCCCGATGTCGTCACCCCGGCGCGCCGCGGCTTTGGAACGCGGATGATCGAACGCGGCCTTGCGGCCGAACTGGGCGGCACGGTCAAGATCGACTTCCGCCGGGAGGGACTGATCTGCACGGTCGATGCGCCCTTGCCGGAGGGGGGCGCCCAATGA